A section of the Streptomyces sp. CG1 genome encodes:
- a CDS encoding glycosyltransferase family 4 protein has protein sequence MHKTLIVTNDFPPRPGGIQAFLHNMALRLDPGRLVVYASTWKRGREGTEATAAFDAEQPFTVVRDRTTMLLPTPQATRRAAGLLREHGCTSVWFGAAAPLGLMAPALRKAGAERLVATTHGHEAGWAQLPAARQLLRRIGDSTDTITYLGEYTRSRIATALTPAAAARMVQLPPGVDEKTFHPGSGGDEVRARLGLTDRPVVVCVSRLVPRKGQDTLIRAMPRILAAEPGTVLLIVGGGPYEQDLRRLARETGVEASVRFTGAVPWSELPAHYGVGDVFAMPCRTRRGGLDVEGLGIVYLEASATGLPVVAGDSGGAPDAVLDGETGWVVRGGDPAETAGRIVPLLADPELRRRMGERGRQWVEERWRWDLLAEKLKALL, from the coding sequence ATGCACAAGACCCTGATCGTCACCAACGACTTCCCGCCCCGGCCGGGCGGCATCCAGGCCTTCCTGCACAACATGGCGCTCCGCCTGGACCCCGGCCGGCTGGTCGTCTACGCCTCCACCTGGAAGCGCGGCCGGGAGGGCACCGAGGCCACGGCCGCCTTCGACGCCGAGCAGCCCTTCACCGTCGTACGCGATCGTACGACCATGCTGCTGCCCACCCCGCAGGCGACCCGGCGGGCGGCCGGGCTGCTGCGTGAGCACGGGTGCACCTCCGTGTGGTTCGGCGCGGCGGCCCCGCTCGGCCTCATGGCCCCTGCCCTGCGCAAGGCCGGCGCCGAGCGGCTGGTGGCCACCACCCACGGTCACGAGGCCGGCTGGGCCCAGCTGCCCGCCGCCCGGCAGCTGCTGCGCCGGATCGGTGACTCGACGGACACGATCACTTACCTGGGTGAGTACACCCGCTCCCGCATCGCCACCGCGCTCACCCCGGCGGCGGCCGCCCGCATGGTCCAGCTGCCGCCCGGCGTCGACGAGAAGACCTTCCACCCCGGCTCCGGCGGCGACGAGGTCCGCGCCCGCCTCGGCCTCACCGACCGCCCGGTCGTGGTCTGCGTCTCCCGGCTGGTCCCGCGCAAGGGCCAGGACACCCTGATCCGGGCCATGCCCCGCATCCTCGCGGCCGAGCCCGGCACCGTCCTGCTCATCGTCGGCGGCGGCCCCTACGAACAGGACCTGCGCCGCCTGGCCCGTGAGACCGGCGTCGAGGCCTCGGTCCGCTTCACCGGCGCCGTCCCCTGGTCCGAACTCCCGGCCCACTACGGCGTCGGCGACGTCTTCGCCATGCCCTGCCGCACCCGCCGCGGCGGCCTGGACGTGGAGGGCCTCGGCATCGTCTACCTGGAGGCGTCGGCAACGGGCCTCCCGGTGGTCGCGGGCGACTCGGGCGGCGCCCCCGACGCCGTCCTGGACGGCGAGACCGGCTGGGTGGTCAGGGGCGGCGACCCGGCCGAGACCGCCGGCCGCATCGTGCCCCTCCTGGCCGACCCCGAGCTGCGCCGGAGGATGGGCGAGCGGGGCCGCCAGTGGGTGGAGGAGAGATGGCGCTGGGACCTGTTGGCGGAGAAGCTCAAAGCCCTCCTCTAA